The Sesamum indicum cultivar Zhongzhi No. 13 linkage group LG1, S_indicum_v1.0, whole genome shotgun sequence genome includes a window with the following:
- the LOC105156698 gene encoding protein DMR6-LIKE OXYGENASE 1-like codes for MASAEHHPFEFETALKDLANSANLKAVPSKFNFINESTALPCDSLPVIDFSAITAEDPDRRSQAINDLSNACQEWGLFILVNHGIPEELMNATFTATREFFSLPESEKKQYEAKSASDPIKCGNFNVADTSNQIFTLWREYLKLYFHPDFHCPNQPHLLREVLLGYSKRTLKLARKLMEAMSDALELERDYVDQVLKLDSSLQILAANLYPPCPEPDKAIGVPQHTDPGLFTFLIHNGVAGLQIEHNGQWFDPVSPQNSILVNVDDQLQILSNGRYKSVKHRAVLNSERERMSIIVVNGPSGEAVVGPATPLVQKDGRPLYRSMRYVEYVETQLTKTRINGKSLLEQRMI; via the exons ATGGCATCAGCAGAGCATCATCCATTCGAATTTGAGACAGCCCTCAAAGACTTGGCTAATTCTGCCAATCTCAAAGCCGTTccttctaaatttaatttcatcaatgaGTCCACTGCATTACCTTGTGATTCTCTCCCCGTCATTGATTTCTCTGCCATCACCGCCGAAGACCCTGATCGACGGTCCCAAGCCATCAACGATCTCTCCAATGCATGCCAAGAATGGGGCCTTTTCATT CTGGTGAATCACGGGATACCGGAGGAGTTGATGAATGCGACTTTCACTGCGACCAGGGAATTTTTCAGTCTGCCAGAGTCAGAGAAGAAGCAGTATGAAGCCAAGAGCGCTTCGGATCCCATCAAGTGTGGCAATTTCAACGTTGCCGATACCTCAAACCAGATATTCACCTTGTGGAGGGAGTACCTCAAACTCTACTTTCATCCTGACTTTCACTGCCCCAACCAACCCCACCTCTTAAG GGAAGTTCTACTGGGGTATAGCAAAAGAACCCTAAAATTGGCCAGAAAACTGATGGAAGCAATGTCTGATGCCCTGGAACTGGAACGAGATTACGTGGACCAAGTTTTGAAACTCGACTCGAGCTTGCAGATTTTAGCTGCAAATCTCTACCCACCTTGCCCTGAACCCGACAAGGCAATTGGGGTCCCACAACACACAGATCCAGGTCTCTTCACCTTTCTCATACATAATGGAGTGGCTGGACTGCAAATTGAGCACAATGGCCAGTGGTTTGACCCTGTTTCTCcacaaaattctattttagttAATGTTGACGATCAGCTTCAg ATTTTAAGCAACGGGAGATACAAGAGTGTGAAGCACAGAGCCGTTTTGAATAGCGAAAGAGAAAGAATGTCAATTATTGTGGTCAATGGTCCATCGGGGGAGGCGGTCGTCGGCCCTGCCACGCCCCTCGTACAAAAAGACGGCCGTCCATTGTATCGTTCGATGAGATATGTGGAGTACGTGGAGACACAGCTGACGAAAACTCGAATCAACGGCAAATCGCTCCTGGAACAGCGTATGATATGA